The proteins below are encoded in one region of Spirochaetota bacterium:
- a CDS encoding SpoIID/LytB domain-containing protein, translating to MREILKHIVFAKIIVFIGILTFSCIPRSSLKSIATTDKVRVLIGIERSNFKITSEGLIVINGIPFNNEANIYFDGSKIVANDIVKDSKIEIFSDSYLQYIDKKYPGFIRLITSENGIMVINVVELEEYLSSVVPSEVPALWPMEVLKAQAIVSRTYAVRKMIENQDKDYDVVSTYKSQVYSGISKVHPRTSRAVRETEGIVITHNDEVIFAFFHANSGGYTEKPEIIGVKENLPYLKPVIDNYSKNTFRSFWKTSISKKDFLNSIFGRKNLKMEYINIPYRLPSGSIAEIEVVANDGKSSIIRRINVNRFREIFPMVLSPKFEIDIEGDNIVFTGIGWGHGVGMSQWGAKEMAIKGYNYKEIIRHYYNDVELVKIY from the coding sequence TTGAGAGAAATACTGAAGCATATAGTATTCGCCAAAATCATAGTATTCATAGGTATATTAACATTTAGTTGTATCCCTAGAAGTAGTCTAAAATCTATAGCAACAACTGATAAAGTAAGAGTCCTTATAGGTATTGAAAGAAGCAACTTTAAGATTACTTCAGAAGGTTTAATTGTAATTAACGGCATACCTTTCAACAACGAAGCAAACATTTACTTTGATGGATCAAAAATAGTTGCTAATGATATAGTCAAAGATAGTAAAATAGAGATATTTTCAGATAGTTACCTTCAATACATTGACAAGAAATATCCGGGTTTCATCAGACTAATCACGTCTGAAAATGGCATTATGGTAATAAATGTGGTAGAGTTGGAAGAATACCTATCTTCAGTCGTTCCTTCTGAAGTTCCTGCACTATGGCCTATGGAAGTTCTAAAAGCACAGGCAATAGTCTCAAGAACATACGCAGTCAGGAAAATGATAGAAAACCAGGATAAAGACTACGATGTAGTCTCAACATACAAATCCCAAGTGTATTCCGGTATTTCAAAAGTCCATCCTAGAACAAGCAGAGCAGTAAGAGAAACTGAAGGAATAGTAATAACACATAACGATGAGGTTATTTTCGCTTTCTTTCACGCTAACTCTGGCGGCTACACAGAAAAACCTGAGATTATAGGAGTAAAAGAAAATCTACCATACCTGAAACCTGTTATTGACAACTATTCAAAAAACACATTTAGATCCTTCTGGAAGACTAGTATATCAAAAAAAGATTTCCTAAACTCAATCTTTGGTAGAAAGAACCTGAAGATGGAGTACATAAATATACCATACAGACTACCTTCAGGGTCTATTGCTGAAATAGAAGTTGTTGCTAATGACGGTAAGTCATCTATCATAAGAAGAATCAATGTGAATAGGTTCAGAGAGATTTTTCCTATGGTTTTAAGCCCTAAATTTGAGATTGATATAGAAGGCGATAATATAGTATTCACAGGCATAGGATGGGGACACGGCGTAGGTATGTCACAATGGGGCGCTAAAGAAATGGCTATCAAAGGATATAACTACAAAGAAATAATAAGACACTACTACAACGATGTGGAACTCGTAAAAATATACTAG
- the fliR gene encoding flagellar biosynthetic protein FliR, whose protein sequence is MAVDIVNFLIYNFQFFLVSFARAVAFLTVLPLFGGINVPNRIRVVLAFFLSYMTFPILTQLGYEIPTSLGDFFFILVGEVIIGLLMGFFVYLIFIAFQLAAQIFSTTFGLGFVEVVDPLSETSIPTYGTLLLIFATLVFISIDGPFLSFQAFLESYKKIWPYNLNLDSVKVISQFVVSGFNAMFAIAIKISLPIIAVILAIDITVGILAKTAPQMNVLNLSFDAKIVVGLILVIVFAMPMITLMQDMLKESFYKLWSFLKMFKV, encoded by the coding sequence ATGGCAGTTGATATAGTTAATTTCTTGATATACAATTTCCAGTTCTTTTTGGTTTCCTTTGCTCGTGCAGTAGCATTCCTAACAGTTTTACCTTTATTTGGGGGTATTAATGTTCCTAATAGGATAAGGGTAGTGTTAGCGTTTTTTCTTTCATACATGACTTTCCCAATACTTACACAGTTAGGTTATGAAATACCGACATCACTTGGAGATTTCTTTTTCATTCTTGTTGGAGAGGTTATAATAGGGCTTCTTATGGGGTTTTTCGTGTATCTTATATTCATAGCATTTCAGTTAGCGGCACAGATATTTTCAACAACCTTTGGTCTTGGATTTGTTGAAGTAGTAGATCCTTTATCTGAAACAAGTATTCCTACTTATGGAACATTATTGCTCATCTTTGCTACTTTGGTATTCATATCCATAGATGGTCCTTTTCTATCATTTCAAGCCTTTCTTGAGAGTTATAAGAAGATATGGCCTTATAACCTTAACCTAGACAGTGTTAAAGTTATTTCGCAATTCGTTGTTAGTGGTTTTAATGCTATGTTTGCTATTGCTATAAAGATATCTCTACCTATAATTGCTGTCATACTCGCGATTGACATCACTGTTGGTATTCTTGCTAAAACTGCTCCTCAGATGAATGTGCTTAACTTGAGTTTTGATGCCAAGATTGTGGTAGGTTTGATTCTTGTGATAGTTTTTGCTATGCCGATGATTACTCTTATGCAGGATATGTTGAAAGAATCTTTCTACAAACTTTGGAGTTTTTTGAAGATGTTTAAGGTGTAG
- a CDS encoding rhomboid family intramembrane serine protease — MFIPLFDFEERDRWEDRRGMIPKLFTPVMTLVIVICVLVFIYQTFFVRNDAMFYREWGAIPYELLKSIREGEFIYFNLITYAFVHGGFFHLLGNMWFFFIFGNNVERRLGSFIFILFYLSSAIISALIHMVVLFPEEMLGMKRFESISPVGEMAIPLVGASGAVSAVLGAYMKYFPRNYVATLIVFFIITVIPISASIFIGVWLVGQIANAVFNPQASIAWFAHLGGFAYGYLFASIYKGKREYYYES, encoded by the coding sequence ATGTTTATACCATTGTTTGATTTTGAGGAGCGAGATAGATGGGAAGATAGGCGAGGTATGATACCTAAACTTTTCACTCCTGTGATGACGCTAGTAATAGTGATATGTGTTTTGGTTTTTATTTATCAGACGTTTTTCGTTAGAAATGATGCTATGTTCTATAGAGAGTGGGGAGCTATCCCTTATGAATTGTTAAAGTCCATAAGAGAAGGGGAGTTTATCTACTTCAATCTTATAACCTACGCTTTCGTTCATGGGGGATTTTTTCATTTACTTGGAAATATGTGGTTTTTCTTCATATTTGGTAATAATGTTGAGAGAAGACTAGGTAGTTTTATTTTTATACTATTCTACTTAAGTTCTGCTATTATATCTGCTTTGATACATATGGTGGTGTTATTCCCTGAGGAGATGCTAGGGATGAAGAGATTTGAAAGTATATCTCCCGTAGGTGAGATGGCGATACCGCTTGTTGGTGCTAGTGGTGCAGTAAGTGCTGTTTTAGGTGCCTATATGAAGTATTTCCCGAGAAACTATGTAGCAACTCTTATTGTATTCTTTATAATAACGGTCATTCCTATATCTGCTTCTATATTCATAGGAGTATGGCTCGTGGGACAGATAGCGAACGCTGTTTTTAATCCTCAAGCTAGTATAGCATGGTTTGCTCACCTTGGGGGATTTGCTTATGGCTACTTGTTTGCCTCAATTTACAAAGGTAAGAGAGAATACTACTATGAAAGTTAG